A stretch of DNA from Coccidioides posadasii str. Silveira chromosome 1, complete sequence:
AAACGACGGCTCGTACGCCTTCTTTGGCAAAATGCCAGCCTCCAATCCTCTTCTCCAGCTCCATTGCACCGCTGACTCGGTCTCCCATGTCCAATAAAACCACCCCCAACCCTTTTCGAAGGCAGACATCTGCGCCTCCGCATACGTCAGGAGGAATTTCTTATACGCATCCGAGTATTCAGAAGGGTCAGCATTAGCGCCATCACAGCTACATGCTTTCCCGTTACCAGACTTGGCAGCAGGGCAAAGAGGTTCAGAAACTTGATCTTTGGCGCTGGGGCTATCCATGGTACCAGTCCAGCGGGTGCCAACGCCGACGTTGTTAAGATACCTGGCGCAGTCCGTGTCGGCTTGGGACCATTCACCGCAGATGGTCGGCCCCCAACTATAATGCAGTTAGCCACATATCCAATGGCATAATTAAATGTAGTTCAGTGAAATTTCCTTACCCAGTTCCCTTTGAGTTGCTGTCACTTAGCAATTCCACCCACCCGTCACAGACGAACTCgagcttcttcttgtgttCCAAGCCAATTAGTTCGGTATTGAAGATCGTGTATTGATGCGTATCCAAGAGGAGACTGTGCCCAGTATCCTGTAGTATGGTCTTCCACTTGGACAGTTTCAGAAACCCATCTCCGAAAACAATGTGTTGCTTCATGCCATTTTTCTCAACGATCTCTGCTGCTTTCTTGGTCCAATCTATCACAGGCTCAATGGGTAGCTTCAGCATCAACGGTTCATTCGCAAGGCCATATAGCGTGACGACATTCTTATAGCGTGGCTGCGCGAAAAACTTGGAGAGCTGATCGTGAATATCCAAAGACCGCTGAGCATTTTTATCCCCATCGGGCCCATTCAGCCAGCCGATGGCTCCGTGACGGCCGCTATGGTTCCAACCATTTTGGCTCCCGGGCAATCCGTGCAGGTCCAAGCTAACTCGCAGTCCATATTTCCTACAATACTCGATCGCTCGTAGGAGATATCTGAACGAAACCTGTTCCACATACGGTTCATCGTCGAACTTTTTCACCGCCCAATAAGAGTACGGTATCCGAACGTGGTCCAGCCCAGCATCCCGTATCTCTCTGAAAGATCGCTCTGTGATAAAGGTAGCATAATGCTTCTCCAAGGTAGGTTTCGCAGAGGAGGCGAGGCGCCGGGTGAGGGTGTACTCATCAACGACATTGTCATGCACAGAGTATTTCTTGAAAAACGATGGAGTGATAAACGGTTCGATTGAAAGCCATCCCCCAACGCTCACTCCGCGAATAGGTTGCTTCCCGTACGGGAACCTCTTATTCAGAGGTGGGACGTGTTCATTCGCCTGCGCAGAGTCGTCCCAGGCAGAATTCAGGCCCATCACCGGCAGCCCACCCACAGTCTCATCCGTGTATGTCACGTTAAAATCTGCAGTGTCATACCACGTAAAAGGGTCGAGATACGTTCCTCTGGCGCTTTGCTACAACAACATTAACCATACCAAACCGCACCACACTCGAAATAATGACTTACCGGAATGCTATCGCGGTCGATTTCCTTGAGGTTATCGTTGGAAGGGGCATCCCCATCCCCATGCCCAGCTGAGCCACCTtcatcatctttcttctttgaaaCCACGACGCCGACCGGGATGATGATGATCAATAGTAATGCAAGAATTCCAACGATAAccaaaatcttctttttcttactCCAGTTGCTGAACCATTTCCCTCCTCTTCCGCCCCCGcctcctccgcctccgccaTCTCTGTCGTCCGCTCTCCACTTTTGTCCATGTCGGCCACCTCCTCGTACCCTTAATTCTGGACCACGACCTTCTTCCATCATTGCACCAGATACAAGTCTTCTcttgctcttttctctccctccctccctcgACGTACCGCGATCACGAGATTTGCCAACAAAGAAGCCCTCTTTCTTCCTGCGCCGTTTGTCCTTCTCACGACTCCTCTGTTCATCTTTAGCCTCACGTTGTCGCTCAGCCGCATCCCTCTTTGCATTATACTTATTTAACTTCGATAATGCATCCGCGCTCAGCAGCTGGGTCGCACTATTCGCCGAGCCAGAGCTGGCATGCTTCTCGCGAACACGCTcacgctctctctctctcgctctgtCCCGCTGCACCGATCTTTTTCGCTCATCTTTACTTCGCGCCCGAACATCTGCAATGTCCTTTTCACGATACTTCTCTCTCGcaactctctctcttaaCCTCGCCCCGACCGGCCCATCCTCATCCGCCGTGCTATCTCTCCTCCTTCGATGACCCTCTCTATCCCGCTCTCGATCTCTCTTCTTAGCTGGCGACGTCGCAGGAGACTCCTTCGCCTTATGCTGTCTGGATCTTTCTCTCCCACCCATATACGGCGGCGGACTCGCTCGTCTGGGACTGGCCCGAACATTCGGCGGCTTCGCAAAATTCGGTCTTGAATCTACAACGATAACTTCACTCTCCTCCCCTCCATAATCGTCGTATCCTCCATCATTATCATCATACTCGTCAACACCACCATCCTCATACCTATCGTAGGAATCATAGCGACGATGCGCTCGCGCGCGAGACTCGTCACGCCGCTGATGCCGTCGACCGTGGTGGGGTTCAACATACCGCCTTTCCTCAGCGTCAATgatgtcgtcgtcgtcataCTCGTAATCATAGCTATCATCGCGATATCTGTGCCGGTCTGGCTTCTTCTGCCGGTCCTCCCATTCTGGTTCGTAGCCGCGGTGATGATCCCGCGAACGTTGCGGCATACGCAATATCACACCCCCCAAGTCGACAAAATGTAAAGCGCGATACAAAAACCAAAGTCTTTCTTTAAAAAGGCACAATCGGTTTGGAATGTCAAAAAATCGTAATCGAAGGGTTCCTCAGTTAGTTTCCCTTGTTTGCTTTGGCCGTCGTCGAAAGCGATCGAATGACTGGAATTGCCTGTCAATTCGCTTCGCCAATATTCCCGACGCAGCGAATCTTCTTATTCAAAGAGCGTATTGTCGAGATAATTTTCTCCGCCCTGTCCGGAGTagcaaagaaagcaagagagatGAATTGACGCCCGCTTGCCTCAATCAGACACTGTTCCTGTACGGATCAGGTAACATGTTTACATCCAACTCCATTCCAGGGGCTCAGCCAATAACATCCGCCACAGGTTAGTGTTTACGTAATTGATAGCTTATGTAACGTATTCCGCAACCGAGCGGGACAACCAAGCGAGCGGGACACCAAAGTACgcatacaaatctcaactctttgctctcttatatcttaacaagtctatgtctgatcattataaaatgaagaagatactatacagatataataaactttgtaaattataagaattatttaaatataataattatttcttaagttatagtattttattatctttttactaGCATATATCAAAGTATCTTCACAAATAATAGAGTTAAATAAATCAAATTGATAATACTGTTTATTAAGTGTCTATATACTCTACATCTAAATTCTAAAGTCTATATTCAacaatgttgttgagatagaagagagcaaaagttgagatttgtaGGTGTATTTTGGTGTCCCGCTCGCTTGGTTGTCCCGCTCGGTTGTGGAATACGTTAGTTAATGATGGTAGTTTGACGTCATGGCAAACAAACAGCTGGCAAATTGGCGCCGGCAAGACGAACTGAGGGAGTGAGTATTGATGGATGGGGAAGCATCTCAAATCGCCTACAGGGCTCTTCAGATTCCAGGATGATAAAATGTTTGGATTAATACACGTCGATGAATTACATATGATGTATGTACTGATAATTCTTAAATCAAACGCAAACCAATCAAACCCACTTGGAGAAGAATACAAGTCCGTCATGCTGTAAATCCAAATAACCATCGATAGCGCGCTGAGGCATAGCTGATGCAAAGTAAAgtcaagaaaagaagaaaagaaaagaaaagaagagaagagctAGCCCGTTTTCAGCATCAAGGAAACGAGCATTGAAAACCTCGCTGTCAGAACCAGGGTATAATCAAGCGCTATAAGCATACAAAAGGCGCACCAGGAGGATAAGAGTGACGCAAAAGTGTCAAAGCACCCCAGAAGAGAACAAGAAAGTTTGGGGGGGAAAGAAACGAGAAGGTCCCAAGTTGCCACGAAGCGTCTATTAAACAGCATAGGAAAAGTAAAACGAAACGTGCACCGCCATCCCACCAACCGAATCCATGCCAATGATGAGATAAAAGAAAACCAATGTTTTATGTCAAATCCATGCAAAAACGCATCTGCCAAATATGAACATGGAAGATGTTTGTGCTCCCCAGAAAATTCATAACCTCgtgatgtacggagtagacgtTGCTCTTTTGCGTAGGGAAGCAGTGAACAATAAGATGTAGGGATGAGTGTGCAGCAAGTGGAGTGTAGAAGCGGTATCGGGTGGCCGGCCTTACGTCAGGGTACGGCGTCATCTGTGGAGTAACAATATAGTTGAGACGCGCGAAAAATTCGCACGTAGTCTTGGTGAAATGTGAGTCTCTCATTGGAGTCCCACGTTCATACATCCGATACAGTCGAGATCCAGGAACCCGGTCGGCATCAGCTTATAATCTGCCTAGCCCCCTCTTTCCCTAGTACTCCTGGCTCTGTGGGTTTGGGACTTCGTTCTCGACCTTTCTTTCCCTTCAGGAACGAGAACATTCCGCCATTCGCAGCAGGTTTTCCTTTGGCTCCTTCACTGATACCACTGTGATCAGCGAGAGTACTCCAGCTACCAGCTTCTCCCAAGACCATCTGCACTCCACCCCCCTTACTCGTTTTGCGTGTGACACCTGGGTGCCTTTGGTAAAGAGATGGGGGTTGGTAGTTCTGTGGTTGAGATGTAGGTGGCCGTTGAAGTGGAGGAGGTGGTGATGCTGAATGAATCCCGCTATGTCCGTTGGTTTCTTTTGACGCTATAGACCGTATCGTTTCGCCGAGCGGAGAGTATGTGTCGGAGGCATTGGATGGATTATATGATTTCTCGGTTAGAGACGGCGAAACGCTACCGGAGCGGGCTTGAGAAGGGTGTCGGGAATGTGCCGGGTTTGTACGGGGTACGGTAGGGGGAAGTTGTTCTTCGGGATTACTAAAAGCAAGGTTCAGCTGGTGTTGGGGGATCGGGTGAGCATGAAGTACTGACGTTGAGGCCTCAATGGCGGCAGCGGCAGTTCTAGGGTGAAGTCAGTAGGTGTCCGAACATAATCAGAGTTTGGTGTCAATGGAACATACCCCTCATACTTCACCAGCGTGTAATCGAATGGTTCGAACATCGTCTCTATTATTCTGTAAAGTTCATCTTCTCGAATCTCCTTGGGTGTCGCATCCTCCTTGAGCTCCGCTCGGGGCTTTTGTCGCCGAGCTCTCGCTTCCAAGGGTGCTTCTTCCAATAATAATTCTTCAAGGTCATACGTGGCGTCAAAATTAGTTTTATCGCTCGAAGGGACAAAAATGGGGCTTATCTCTTGTCTCTCCAGGGCGTCGAAATCTATGTCAGCAAAGAAAGGATGGGTGGTGAAAGATTCGAATGAAACAGCTCCGATTCGTCTGGATCGATCTTTTTCCATCAGGGCTCCCATGGCGTGTAAGCATGGAACGGTGACAGGAGGGTTCGTTACGAAGTACTTGGGTTGTGCACGCATGATACATTCGCCGAGTTGATGGTGATTTCGGCCATCAAAAGGTCGCTGGTCCGGGGTCAATGCGGGAACAGAAGAAGTAACCAACGTGCAGGAGACATTTACCTTGCTGTAAATGCACTCGTAGAATGTCACACCAAGTGACCACCAATCCACTTCGCTGAGGTAACCAGAGCCGTCAAAGACTTCTGGCGCTAGATATGCAAGAGTACCTGATTTGCTGGTCAAAGGTCTGGTGGGTTTAAAATCGGACGCAACATTCTGCAAGACAATAAGCAATTCGGCCGAATAAACGTATCACGAGTGTTGGGCTTACAAAGTCTGCCAGATGGACATGGCCTTTGGAATCAAGCAATACATTATCTGGTTTTAAATCTCGATGAACGATTCCCTGGCCATGAATGTAGCGCAGAGCACAGGCTAGTTCTGAAATCCAGAATCGGATAGCTTCTTCTGTAAAGCACTTTCTCGAGATGTGGAATCGAAGATCACCGCCGTTCATGAGATCTACTACTAGGTATCTGCAATAGGAAAAAATATATGTCAGATCTGACTGGGCGTTGTTTCAAGGCACCAGCCGCAGGTGCACTCACATGTACTCGATATCTTGAAAGCTGTATCTCAAGTTGCACAGAAATGGATGGTTTAGATGTTCTAGCATCCGTCGCTCTCGTATGATGTTGCGGACACTTTCGGATCGGACAACTGATAGGTTCTGAGTAAGTAATTGGTTGGTGTATACGGACACAGGATCCATCATTACCTTCATCTTTCCGGATATATTTCAGAGCAAACGTTAAGCCTGTGTCTTTGCGCTCAACAATTCGAACTTTCCCAAAGGCGCCCTTCCCAACAACCCTTAACAGGCGGAAGTGGTTCAGGTTCACTGCATCATTCAGCAGGTCAGTCTCCTTCCAATCAATGGCTGATCTTGGAGGCAGCTGATTCCTCCCCCAAATACCCTGATCAATTTATACGGACCTGCATCATCGCATGAAGCTTGCTTTGTCTGAGTGTTCCCCATCTTCACCTCGCCGGCAACTTTATTTGTTTTCAAATGGTACTAGTGGCCGCGTCGTCGCGTCTGCATTACCTGATTGGCAACTCTCGTGCAGCACTTAAGAATTTCTGAGAAAAATCCGAATCAAACTGGTGAGACGAGCGTAGCACTGAGCTTTCGTGGGAAGCGTAGGTTCGTTATCAGCGACTTTGGCGAAAGCAAAGGCCGGAAAATCAGGTGTTTCAAGGAAAGGTCTAAAGAAGCAATCGGAGCGGTAAGCGTAAGAAACCGTGACGCGGCTTTGACATGTGCCAGAAGTAAAGGATGTAGTGGCACAGCGGATAACTGTCGTCACTACGCTTCTGCAATGGACAAGGGGCAAGGTTCGCTAGGACAGGaaaagaggggggggggggggagagagagagagagtaaAGACAAAGGCAGCCGAAGAACTGATAGCcagacagacagacagagggggagagagattgagatttgaGGGGACCACAGCGGTGTATTCAGAGAATTGGGGGGGGTGAAAAGGCGTCTGGGGCTCACGTTTGGGATCCCCAAAATTCGGTGGATGGAGCTTCCAAAGAGTGGCACACGGACGGTGGAAGTCGGAAGTGAGGTCTGGGGAGCAGTCCCTCAGGAAGTGGGCAAGGTGGGAACGGAAGGTTTAGCACTGAGGAGCGGCGGCCGAGGATTGGAGCCTTGTTGGGTGGAAGAGAAGTGGTTTGAAAGGAGAAGAGTTCAGGACAAGAGCCATCAACACATGACCCAGTGCTGGCGGCAGGGGTCTTAAGTTAGGAGGATGGAGAACAAATTGGGACTAAAAAAGAATTAGGCGATGGCGGATGCAGAAGCTAAGGCAATGGTTGGCGGAGTGGAGAGatagaaagaaaggaaaaagacCCAGCTGCAGCCATCGACGGCGAGGGTGCTGATGCTGCTGCGGCGACCCGCCGGTTACTAACTACTGCTAGTGGTGGTGACAGGACGTGCTCTCTGCAAGAAAGGGGGAATTGGGACAAGGAGAAGAGCTGGACGGAGCGGACGCCGAGAGGACAGGATGGGACGGCGGCGAAGCGTGGTTGACGGGGGGCGAGGGAGAGGGGGGAAGGGAGAAAAGTGATAATATGATTGTTACCGCTTTTGGTTTGGCGAGCGAGTGAGATTCGGGCTTGGAGGAAAATGGATCGGTGGTGGTCCACTCGCGCGGAACCTCCCCACCAAACGACTTTTTAGGCTttgacctttttttctttcacgAGCAGCAGGGGGGTGGGTGAAAGATACTGTAGAGATTCACAGGCCAGAAGAAGCTCGTATCGGGTGCTAACAACCTTCCGTCGAGCGTGGCCAAAAAAAACCACGCGCCGATCGCCAGTTCGATTCAATCCTGATTGATGACTACGAATTATCTAAACAGATCCAGACTTCATGCAGGGAGCCCAACCAATCATGACAGCAGGCAAAACCACCCGAATTGAGGCGGCCGTCGCCTGTTCCCTGTGTTTCCCTCGACCCTGTTTTTCACTGTATTTTCTGCACGATCTCAACCAAGGTTCCCGCTGGAAGAAACCGGCGGGCGGGAGGGTGATGGATTCCCACGTGACGGAAATCGCTGTAAGATTACGGTCCGCCGGCCGTCAAACCTTGCGGGATGGACTGGACTTGAACCACCAGTGGAAGAACgaaggaaaagggaaaaggaagaaatcCATCATGGAACAGAGCACGAAAGGGACGACGACTTGGCGGATGATCCCCCTTCTGCCCCCACGCCGTATATACCGAAACGAAAAGAGCAGCGACGCCCGCTGCGCGTGGTTGggctttttctcctttttctttctttctttttttttttttttttttggtgctGTGGACAACCACGCTGGGCCCTGTGTCATTGGCTTGGTTTGCGCTGTTTTTGATCGCCGCGTGGGCGCCACGTTTTCAGTTAACCGAAAAAAGGCTTTCCACTAAGCCCTATCCGGTCAAGCCCACCCAGGCTGAAACACTAATACGTGCTGGTACGTCCCTCGCCGCCCACATGCCCACAAAGTATTTGTCAGATACGATACCCTTACGGCGCCAAGCCGCTTGGCGTTCCGGAGCTTTGCGTCGTGAATCATTCTcgaatacggagtatatacaCCGCGGCCTGGCCGTCCCAGAATTGGGCCTCTCccgagaaaagaaaaggacaaTATTTacgaagaaacagaaaagaaggaaaaaaataaaatatacaaTGGGACCCAGCCGAAAATCTGATTGTTCGAGAGCGAAACGGTGTTCAACCACTCACCAACTCGCGCCTCAAAAAGCCAGATTGATCCAAGCACGCCGATCGGCACTCGCTGGCACAACAGCGAATTCAACTCTCTATGCAGCGTATGGATCACTGCTCTAATCATCTTTTCCtgcagggagaaaaaaaaaaaaaaatgtggTTAATTGTACGCCTCTCAccgaaggaaaaaaaaaaaatattatgaCACATGGAATTGATGTCTCAGTTCCAACACAGTGTTCACCTATCAGGAGTGTCCCGACCCTGACGAGCAAGACAGGGACCGGGTCTGGTCTTGTTATTCCTTGAGGTTCCAATAATCAGGCACCCCGATACCATCGCTTATTATGATGTATCCATGACATTCTTCCGCGACCATTTCTTCATCTCCTGAAAACCTGCAGATTTTCTTTGTTTCAGGTACCGGAACCTCGCTATCCATAACTGCATTCGGTATCTGACCTGCAAGGGATATTGTTGCGGATTCGCCCTTGGTTTCGAGTCGATCTTCCCAACCCtttttaaaaga
This window harbors:
- a CDS encoding uncharacterized protein (EggNog:ENOG410PHU4~COG:T~BUSCO:5150at33183) is translated as MGNTQTKQASCDDAVNLNHFRLLRVVGKGAFGKVRIVERKDTGLTFALKYIRKDEVVRSESVRNIIRERRMLEHLNHPFLCNLRYSFQDIEYIYLVVDLMNGGDLRFHISRKCFTEEAIRFWISELACALRYIHGQGIVHRDLKPDNVLLDSKGHVHLADFNVASDFKPTRPLTSKSGTLAYLAPEVFDGSGYLSEVDWWSLGVTFYECIYSKRPFDGRNHHQLGECIMRAQPKYFVTNPPVTVPCLHAMGALMEKDRSRRIGAVSFESFTTHPFFADIDFDALERQEISPIFVPSSDKTNFDATYDLEELLLEEAPLEARARRQKPRAELKEDATPKEIREDELYRIIETMFEPFDYTLVKYEGTAAAAIEASTNPEEQLPPTVPRTNPAHSRHPSQARSGSVSPSLTEKSYNPSNASDTYSPLGETIRSIASKETNGHSGIHSASPPPPLQRPPTSQPQNYQPPSLYQRHPGVTRKTSKGGGVQMVLGEAGSWSTLADHSGISEGAKGKPAANGGMFSFLKGKKGRERSPKPTEPGVLGKEGARQIIS
- a CDS encoding uncharacterized protein (CAZy:GH5_9~CAZy:GH5~CAZy:GH5_14~CAZy:GH5_45~CAZy:GH5_50~CAZy:GH5_49~CAZy:GH5_15~CAZy:GH5_22~EggNog:ENOG410PJVJ~COG:G~TransMembrane:1 (i363-384o)~BUSCO:3001at33183), producing MPQRSRDHHRGYEPEWEDRQKKPDRHRYRDDSYDYEYDDDDIIDAEERRYVEPHHGRRHQRRDESRARAHRRYDSYDRYEDGGVDEYDDNDGGYDDYGGEESEVIVVDSRPNFAKPPNVRASPRRASPPPYMGGRERSRQHKAKESPATSPAKKRDRERDREGHRRRRDSTADEDGPVGARLRERVAREKYREKDIADVRARSKDERKRSVQRDRARERERERVREKHASSGSANSATQLLSADALSKLNKYNAKRDAAERQREAKDEQRSREKDKRRRKKEGFFVGKSRDRGTSREGGREKSKRRLVSGAMMEEGRGPELRVRGGGRHGQKWRADDRDGGGGGGGGGRGGKWFSNWSKKKKILVIVGILALLLIIIIPVGVVVSKKKDDEGGSAGHGDGDAPSNDNLKEIDRDSIPQSARGTYLDPFTWYDTADFNVTYTDETVGGLPVMGLNSAWDDSAQANEHVPPLNKRFPYGKQPIRGVSVGGWLSIEPFITPSFFKKYSVHDNVVDEYTLTRRLASSAKPTLEKHYATFITERSFREIRDAGLDHVRIPYSYWAVKKFDDEPYVEQVSFRYLLRAIEYCRKYGLRVSLDLHGLPGSQNGWNHSGRHGAIGWLNGPDGDKNAQRSLDIHDQLSKFFAQPRYKNVVTLYGLANEPLMLKLPIEPVIDWTKKAAEIVEKNGMKQHIVFGDGFLKLSKWKTILQDTGHSLLLDTHQYTIFNTELIGLEHKKKLEFVCDGWVELLSDSNSKGTGWGPTICGEWSQADTDCARYLNNVGVGTRWTGTMDSPSAKDQVSEPLCPAAKSGNGKACSCDGANADPSEYSDAYKKFLLTYAEAQMSAFEKGWGWFYWTWETESAVQWSWRRGLEAGILPKKAYEPSFKCGDTLPELGDLPEYY